The following coding sequences are from one Halomonas sp. HAL1 window:
- a CDS encoding amidohydrolase family protein has product MSHYQFAAAIRGSSFQLEGPCAVEVSDGVISKINPLASATDPIPKRLIIPALANAHDHGRPLSTTSFGASGKPLETWLLRLAVMPSVDPYLAACAAFGRAAEGGCASVMMHCTRPQGLDALEDEVRKIAEAAKAVGIRLTFAVGLRDQNPLVYSDHTNVTGQLGTTERRVVERYFSLPSLTPKEQVQQVEGIVSAVEGLDVNIQFGPTGVQWCSDALLREVAEASARTGRRVHMHLLETRYQREWADKQFPNGIVHYLNEIGLLSPRLTLAHCVWARPDELDLIAASGATIAINTSSNLHLRSGLAPVAAMWEAGCKVAMGIDGCALDEDDDALREVRLNTLLHAQPGFADDAIRARMLKAATSAGRLSLGRESALVEQGDDADWVSLDLTKLNADDLFEVSSEDLLFARATRRHLDSLVVGGRSIVEQGKLVTMDLEEVHTELRTMYRSALSQRSDLQNAWPAIEQQVAAYYRERLGCC; this is encoded by the coding sequence ATGAGTCACTATCAATTCGCTGCCGCGATTCGCGGCAGCTCTTTTCAATTAGAAGGCCCTTGTGCAGTTGAAGTCAGCGATGGTGTGATCAGCAAAATAAACCCACTAGCATCTGCAACTGACCCAATTCCTAAACGCTTAATAATACCGGCCCTTGCAAATGCCCACGACCATGGACGCCCTTTATCCACGACCTCTTTTGGTGCATCGGGAAAACCGCTTGAAACTTGGCTACTCCGCTTAGCGGTAATGCCCTCTGTTGACCCGTACCTAGCAGCTTGCGCTGCCTTTGGACGCGCAGCAGAAGGCGGCTGTGCCTCAGTCATGATGCACTGTACTCGACCACAAGGTTTGGATGCGTTGGAAGATGAAGTTCGAAAAATTGCTGAAGCTGCGAAAGCCGTGGGTATCCGTTTAACGTTTGCTGTCGGACTGCGCGATCAAAACCCACTTGTGTATAGCGACCATACCAACGTGACAGGCCAGCTTGGCACGACGGAACGCAGAGTAGTGGAGCGCTACTTCAGCTTACCTTCGTTGACGCCCAAGGAACAGGTGCAGCAGGTGGAGGGGATAGTAAGTGCTGTGGAAGGCTTGGATGTGAACATTCAATTTGGTCCCACCGGGGTACAGTGGTGCTCTGATGCGCTGCTCCGCGAGGTCGCTGAAGCCTCAGCGCGAACCGGCCGTCGGGTGCATATGCATTTACTTGAAACACGCTACCAGCGAGAGTGGGCTGATAAACAGTTTCCTAATGGCATTGTTCACTACTTAAATGAAATAGGTCTTCTATCTCCCCGTTTAACGCTAGCCCATTGCGTTTGGGCACGCCCGGACGAGCTCGATTTAATCGCTGCTTCAGGTGCCACCATTGCTATTAATACCAGCTCGAACCTGCATTTGCGTTCCGGCCTAGCGCCTGTGGCGGCTATGTGGGAAGCAGGCTGTAAGGTAGCGATGGGCATTGATGGTTGTGCGCTGGATGAGGATGACGATGCGCTTCGTGAAGTCCGGCTCAATACGCTTCTTCACGCACAGCCAGGCTTTGCCGATGACGCTATACGCGCTCGTATGCTTAAGGCGGCCACTTCGGCAGGCCGACTCTCCCTGGGGCGTGAAAGTGCATTGGTAGAGCAAGGAGATGATGCGGACTGGGTGTCTCTGGATCTTACGAAGCTGAATGCTGACGATTTATTTGAGGTGAGCAGTGAAGATCTTCTATTTGCCCGAGCGACACGTCGTCATCTTGATAGCCTTGTCGTAGGGGGACGATCAATTGTTGAGCAAGGCAAGCTGGTGACAATGGATCTAGAGGAAGTTCATACCGAGCTACGCACTATGTATCGAAGTGCATTAAGCCAGCGATCTGATCTGCAAAATGCATGGCCTGCTATCGAGCAACAAGTAGCTGCTTACTATCGCGAACGATTGGGATGCTGTTAA
- a CDS encoding ABC transporter substrate-binding protein: MKITKSVNGLLLACAFTPLTAHADLLRINFTLDWSIQGVHAWYYVAQERGYFEEAGLDVRIDQGEGSAATVSRIMSGAYDAGFGDMNAIIQNAAERPERTPVMVYQIYNQPPFALLTKADGPIQSVEDIEGSTLGAPAGSASTRLFPVFAEAAGINLDEVEITNVAPNLQEQLLNGGDVDGSLVFNVTSYMNLVAQGHDPETDYRWFPYGDYGVEVYSNGVMVSRSLIEEQPEAVAGLVSAINRAVQDVIDEPQLGIEALLAEEGFLDGEAEAQRLQFALDNVIISDESKQLGIGAVDEERLARSIDTIVELYELSSTPDVADVYTAEFLPPLDERSL, translated from the coding sequence GCATTAATTTTACCTTAGACTGGAGTATTCAAGGGGTACATGCCTGGTATTACGTGGCACAGGAGCGCGGCTATTTTGAGGAGGCGGGGTTGGATGTTCGAATCGACCAAGGGGAAGGATCAGCCGCTACTGTTAGTCGGATTATGTCCGGCGCTTATGATGCTGGATTTGGTGATATGAACGCTATCATCCAGAACGCCGCTGAGCGCCCTGAACGTACACCAGTAATGGTATATCAAATTTATAATCAGCCGCCTTTCGCACTCCTAACCAAGGCGGATGGGCCTATCCAAAGTGTTGAAGATATTGAAGGTTCTACGCTAGGAGCTCCAGCAGGAAGTGCTTCGACACGACTGTTTCCGGTATTCGCTGAAGCAGCTGGTATTAATCTTGATGAAGTTGAGATTACTAACGTGGCTCCTAATCTTCAGGAACAGTTACTTAACGGTGGCGATGTTGATGGCTCGTTAGTCTTCAATGTTACTAGCTATATGAATTTGGTAGCGCAAGGTCATGATCCCGAGACAGACTACCGCTGGTTTCCTTATGGAGATTATGGGGTTGAGGTTTACTCAAATGGCGTGATGGTTTCGCGATCTCTGATAGAGGAGCAGCCTGAGGCAGTTGCAGGTTTAGTTAGTGCAATCAACCGTGCCGTTCAAGATGTGATAGATGAGCCCCAACTTGGGATAGAGGCCCTTTTAGCAGAGGAAGGGTTTCTTGACGGCGAAGCTGAAGCGCAACGGCTTCAGTTCGCCCTTGATAATGTAATTATTTCTGATGAGTCTAAGCAGTTGGGTATTGGTGCGGTCGATGAGGAACGGCTTGCTCGTTCAATTGACACTATTGTAGAACTCTATGAACTCTCTAGTACGCCTGATGTTGCCGATGTTTACACTGCTGAGTTTTTGCCGCCTTTGGATGAAAGGTCACTATAG